The Streptomyces vinaceus genome contains the following window.
ACAGCTGTACGGCGCTGCCCGCCGGAACCAGCGCCCAGTCGCTGGTCAACCGCACCGGCCGGCCGGTGACCACCTACCAGTCGGCCGAGTGCCAGGAGACCGGAGAGTTCCAGACCTACCCCGGCGACGGGGTCTGGCTGCCCGAATCGCCCTACCTGGTCCGGGCCTTCAAGGTGTGGGAGCGCTAGCGGCCTCCGCCGGGGCCGCCTCGGGCACCGGGGCCGGTACGTCGGCCCCCGCGCCCGGGGCGGCCGCGCCGCCGAGCCGCCCGATCTCGGCGCGCAGCGCCCGTACCTCCGCGGCCAGTTCGGCGATCGCGGCGGTCTGCGCCCGCTCCACCCGGTCGTCCCGCTCGAACCGGGAGATGAACCAGGCCGCGATGTTCGCGGTCACCACACCGAGCAGGGCGATCCCCGACAGCATCAGCCCCACCGCGAGCACCCGGCCGAGCCCGGTGGTGGGGGAGTGGTCCCCGTACCCGACGGTCGTCATCGTGGTGAAGCTCCACCACACGGCGTCGCCCAGGTTCTTGATGTTCCCGTTCGGGGCGTCCCGCTCCACGCTCAGCACGGCGAGCGAGCCGAACATCAGCAGCCCGACCACCGCCCCCGCCACGTACGTGGTCAGCCGGATCTGCGGGGCCATCCGGGCCCGCCGGCCCACCAGCAGCAGCGTGGACACCAGCCGCAGCAGCCGCAGCGGCTGGAGCATCGGCAGCAGCACCGCGCCCAGGTCCAGCCAGTGCGTCCGTACGAACGCCTTCTTGGCCGTCGACAGCCCCAGCCGCATCAGGTAGTCGGCGGCGAAGGCCCCCCACACCACCCACTCGGTGACCGAGCACGCCCGGTGCACGGCCGCGTCCGCGTCGGGCACGACGATCGGCACGGCGTAGGCGACGGTGAAGGCCGCGGCGAGCACGAGCAGCGGGGTCTGGCTCCGCCGCTCCCACCGCAGCTGGCGGGAGGGTTCCTTCATACGGAGCATGTTAAGGAACAGGTAAAGCGGACGGGCCCGCGCACTGCTGCGACGGTCCGCGCACTGCTGCTGCGGCCCGCGCAGCGCTGCGGCGACCGGCGCAACGGCGGCGGGCCGGGGCGCACTCCCGCACGCCCCGGCCCGCCGCCGTCGGTCATCCGCCCCGCCCCGCCCCGCGCAGCGCCGCGGTGCTACGCGTCGCCGCCCGCGGCGCCCGGGTCGGCCGCCGACACGTCCAGGAGCCGGTAGCGGTCCACCGCCTGCTTCAGCGCGGAACGGTCGATCTTGCCCTCCTTGGCCAGCTCGGTCAGCACCGCCAGCACCACCGACTGCGCGTCGATGTGGAAGAAGCGCCGTGCCGCGCCGCGCGTGTCCGCGAAGCCGAAGCCGTCCGCGCCCAGCGAGGTGTACGCGCCGGGAACCCACCGCGAGATCTGGTCCGGGACGGAGCGCATCCAGTCCGAGACCGCCACGAACGGCCCCTCGGCACCCGACAGCTTCCGCGTCACGTACGGGACGCGCTGCTCCTCCTCCGGGTGGAGCAGGTTGTGCTCCTCCACCTCCACGGCCTCGCGGCGCAGCTCGTTCCAGGAGGTCGCCGACCAGACGTCCGCCCGTACGTTCCACTCCTCGGCGAGGATCCGCTGCGCCTCCAGCGCCCACGGCACCGCCACGCCCGAGGCCATGATCTGCGCCCCGATGGAGCCCGCCGAGCCCGCGGCCACCCGGTGGATGCCCTTGAGGATGCCGTCGACGTCGACGTCGGCCGGCTCGGCCGGGTGCTGGATCGGCTCGTTGTAGACGGTCAGGTAGTAGAAGACGTCCTCGGCCTCGGGCCCGTACATGCGGCGCAGGCCGTCCTGGACGATGTGGGCGATCTCGTACCCGTACGCCGGGTCGTAGGCCACGCAGCCCGGGTTGGTCGACGCCAGCAGCTGGGAGTGACCGTCGGCGTGCTGGAGGCCCTCACCCGTCAGGGTGGTCCGGCCCGCGGTCGCGCCCAGGACGAAACCGCGCGCCAGCTGGTCGGCCATCTGCCAGAACTGGTCACCCGTGCGCTGGAAACCGAACATCGAGTAGAAGACGTAGACCGGGATCAGCGGCTCGCCGTGCGTCGCGTACGCCGAACCCGCGGCGATCAGCGAGGCCGTGCAGCCCGCCTCCGAGATGCCGTCGTGCAGCATCTGGCCGGTCGGGGACTCCTTGTACGCGAGCAGCAGGTCGCGGTCGACCGCCTCGTACTGCTGGCCCAGCGGGTTGTAGATCTTGGCGCTCGGGAAGAAGGCGTCCATGCCGAACGTGCGGTACTCGTCCGGGGCGATCAGCACGAACCGCTTGCCGATCTCCTTGTCCCGCATCAGGTCCTTCAGGATGCGCACGAACGCCATCGTCGTGGCGATCGACTGCTGGCCCGAGCCCTTCTTGGCGGCCGCGTACGTCTTCTCGTCCGGCAGCTGCAGCGGCTTCGCGCGCACCACGCGGGTCGGCACGTAGCCGCCCAGCGAGCTGCGCCGGTCGTGCATGTACTGGATCTCCGGCGAGGACTTGCCCGGGTGGTAGTACGGCGGGGCGCCGTCCTCCAGCTGCGCGTCGGTGATCGGGATGTGCAGGCGGTCGCGGAAGCGCTTGAGGTCGTCGACCGTCAGCTTCTTCATCTGGTGCGTCGCGTTGCGGCCCTCGAAGTTCGGGCCGAGCGTCCAGCCCTTGACCGTCTGCGCCAGGATCACCGTCGGCTGGCCCTTGTGCGCCTTGGCCGCCGCGTACGCCGCGTAGATCTTCTTGTGGTCGTGGCCGCCGCGCCCCAGGTGCAGCAGCTGCTGGTCGCTCATGTTCTCGACCATCGCCCGCAGCCGCTGGTCGTCGCCGAAGAAGTGGTCGCGGATGTACGCGCCGGTCTCGGTCGCGTACGTCTGGAACTGCCCGTCCGGCGTCGAGTTCATCTTGTTGACCAGGATGCCGTCGCGGTCCTGGGCCAGCAGCGGGTCCCAGGAGCGGTCCCAGATGAGCTTGATGACGTTCCAGCCGGCGCCGCGGAACTGCGACTCCAGCTCCTGGATGATCTTGCCGTTGCCGCGCACCGGTCCGTCGAGCCGCTGCAGGTTGCAGTTCACGACGAAGGTCAGGTTGTCCAGGCCCTCGCGGGCGGCGATCGACAGCTGGCCGAGCGACTCCGGCTCGTCCATCTCGCCGTCTCCGAGATACGCCCAAACGTGTGACTTCGAGGTGTCGGCGATCCCGCGCGCCTCCATGTACCGGTTCATCCGGGCCTGGTAGATCGCGCCGAGCGGGCCGAGGCCCATCGAGACGGTCGGGAACTCCCAGAAGTCCGGCATCAGCCGCGGGTGCGGGTAGCTGGACAGGCCGTACGGGGCCTTCGACTTCTCCTGCCGGAACGCGTCGAGCTGCTGCTCGGAGAGCCGGTCCAGGAGGTAGGCGCGCGCGTAGATGCCGGGGGAGGCGTGGCCCTGGAAGAAGATCTGGTCGCCGCCGTCGCCCTCGTCCTTGCCCCGGAAGAAGTGGTTGAAGCCCACGTCGTAGAGCGAGGCGGAGGAGGCGAACGTGGCGATGTGGCCGCCGACGCCGATCCCCGGACGCTGGGCGCGCGAGACCATGACGGCCGCGTTCCACCGGGTGGCGTTCAGGACCTTGCGCTCGATCTCCTCGTTGCCGGGGAAGAACGGCTCGTCCTTGGTGGCGATCGTGTTGACGTAGTCCGAGCTGCGCATCTCGGGCACGGCCACGCGCTTCTCGCGGGCCCGCTCGATCAGCCGCAGCATCAGGTAGCGGGCGCGCTCACGGCCCCGCTCGTCGACGGCTGCGTCCAGGGAGTCGAGCCACTCCTGCGTCTCCTCCGGATCGAAGTCCGGGACCTGGCTCGGCAGGCCGCCAATGATGATCGGATTGCGATCGGATGCGGAAGCCACGCTGTTCCTTCGCTGTCAGGGGAGTCGTGCCATGGGGTTTCGCCGCCTCCCATCGTCTTACGCTCGGTCCGAATCGTCACCCGTACCACTGGGTAATCACTGGAGTCCGCGGAGATTCGGGCGCCGTGAGCGTCAGGTCCGGCCGATCGCCACCCTACGCCCCGGAAGATCAGCGGGCTCGCATGACCGTTCGTCCCTCAAACAGGTAGGAAAGCCGCCGAGCGGCGCCGATGATGCCGAATGAGCTGGAATGGTGTGGGATGAATCACCAGACGTCCCCACGGGAAGGCTGAAAGTTGCGGCGAGACGGCCGTAATCGTCACCGTTTCGACGGTCTCGACGGCCGGGTACTTGCGCGATCCGCCGCGCCCGTGTGGACTACGCCCAATGCTGCGCGTACGCGCGCCGCCGAAGACATTCACCGAACATGAGCAGGAGGCACCCCGTGAGCGCGACCGCGGACCACGCGGAGAGCCTGGCCGCCCGGCTGGGTTTCCAGTCCGAACAGGTGGTCCAGGAGATCGGCTACGACGACGACGTCGATCAGGAATTCCGTGACGCCGTCGAGAAGCTCGTCAGCGAGCTCGCCGACGAGGACTACGACGACGTCGCCGACGCGGTGCTGTTGTGGTTCCGCGACGAAGACGGCGATCTGACGGACGCCCTGGTCGATGCGACCGAGCTGGTCGAGGACGGCGCACTGATCCTGCTGCTGACGCCCAAGACGGGCCGTGACGGCTACGTCGAGGCCAGCGACATCAGCGAGGCAGCCGAAACGGCCGGCCTCTCCCTCGCCAAGGGCCTGCCCGTCGGCAAGGAGTGGACCTCCACCAAGCTGGTGACGCCGAAGGCCGCCAAGGCCAAGCGCTGAGCCGCGCCCCGCAGCCAAGCGGACACGCACCCCGCCCGCCGGATTCCCTCCGGTCGGCGGGGTGCGTGCGTTCCAAGGGCCTCGTCGGCCTAGGCTGGACCCACCCGAACAGCCCAACGCAGGGATGCGGGAACGAAGGGATGCGAGAGATGGCGATCGAGGTCGGCAGCAAGGCCCCGGACTTCGAGCTCAAGGACAACCACGGCGCCACGGTGCGGCTCTCCGACTTCCGCGGCGAGAAGGCCGTGGTGCTGCTCTTCTACCCGTTCGCCTTCACCGGCGTGTGCACCGGCGAGCTGTGCGAGCTGCGCGACCAGCTGCCGCGGTTCCAGAACGACGACGTCCAGCTCCTCGCGGTCTCGAACGACTCCGTCCCGACCCTGCGCGTCTTCGGCGAGCAGGAGAACCTCGACTACCCGCTCCTCTCGGACTTCTGGCCGCACGGCGAGACCTCCCGCGCGTACGGCGTCTTCGACGAGCAGAAGGGCTGCGCGGTCCGCGGCACCTTCATCATCGACAAGGACGGCATCGTGCGCTGGACCGTCGTCAACGGCCTGCCCGACGCGCGTGACCTGAACGAGTACATCAAGGCCCTCGACAGCCTCTGAGGAGTCCTCGCGACACCCCGGAGAGACCCCGGCAGCCCCGGAATCCCTCGTACCGCGGCACAATCGCCGCACTTCGGGCGGGTTCCGGGAACTGTTCACCGGGAAAGACGCCGAGAGGCGGGAACCCGTCACTAGGATCGAAGCGTTGATCCCGGTAGAAACCGCACGACGGGGCACCGCCCCACACATGAACCCAATGGAGGACCCGTGGGAGTCAGCCTCAGCAAGGGCGGAAACGTCTCGCTGACCAAGGCCGCGCCGAATCTGACGGCGGTCATCGTCGGTCTGGGCTGGGACGCTCGCACCACCACCGGTGTCGACTTCGACCTCGACGCCAGCGCGATCCTGACCAACGACCAGGGCAAGGTCGCCAACGACTCGAACTTCGTGTTCTTCAACAACCTGAAGAGCCCGGACGGCTCGGTCGAGCACACCGGTGACAACACCACCGGTGAGGGCGAGGGCGACGACGAGGCGATCAAGGTGAACCTGGCCGGCGTCCCGGCCGATGTCGCCAAGATCGTCTTCCCGGTCTCGATCTACGAGGCCGAGAGCCGCCAGCAGAGCTTCGGCCAGGTCCGCAACGCGTACATCCGCGTCGTGAACCAGGCCGACAACAGCGAGCTCGCCCGCTACGACCTCTCCGAGGACGCCTCGACCGAGACCGCCATGGTCTTCGGCGAGCTGTACCGCAACGGAGCGGAGTGGAAGTTCCGCGCCATCGGCCAGGGCTACGCCTCCGGCCTGCGCGGCATCGCCCAGGACTTCGGCGTCAACGTCTGAGCCTGCCAGCAGTCACCCGTCCGGCGCCGTGCACTGTGTGTACGGCGCCGGACGTGCTTTGCGGAGGTGCGCCCCGGGGGTGCACCGCCGAGCTCCACCGGCGGCCCGCCACGCGGGGCGCGCCGCGATCACCACGTCGTCCGGGGAGGACCACAACATGGGCGTCACACTCGCCAAGGGGGGCAACGTCTCCCTCTCCAAGGCCGCACCGAACCTCACCCGGGTCCTGGTCGGTCTCGGATGGGACGCGCGCTCGACCACGGGGGCCGATTTCGACCTCGACGCCAGCGCGCTGCTCTGCCGCGACGGCCGGGTCCTGGGGGACGCGTACTTCGTCTTCTACAACAACCTGAAGAGCCCCGAGGGCTCCGTCGAACACACGGGGGACAACCTCACCGGCGAGGGTGAGGGCGACGACGAATCGATCATCATCGACCTGACCAAGGTGCCGGTCGAGGTCGACAAGATCGTCTTCCCGGTCTCGATCCACGAGGCGGAGGCCCGCCGGCAGAGCTTCGGCCAGGTCAGCAACGCCTTCATCCGCGTGGTCAACGACTCGGACGGCCAGGAACTGGCCCGCTACGACCTCACCGAGGACGCCTCCAGCGAGACCGCGATGATCTTCGGCGAGGTCTACCGGTACGGCGGCGAATGGAAGTTCCGGGCGGTGGGACAGGGGTACGCGTCGGGGCTCCGGGGCATCGCTCTAGACTTCGGGGTCAACGTTTCGTAAAGCCGTACAAGACGATGGGGTGCCAGTGGTTCTCAAAACCTTCGGCTGGTCGTTCGCAGTCACTGCGCTCGGTCTGGTCGCAGCGGGGTTCTACGGGGGAATGACCGGACTGGGGATCGTCGCGATCCTGTCCATCCTTGAGATCTCGCTGTCCTTCGACAACGCGGTGGTCAACGCCGGAATCCTGAAGAAGATGAATGCCTTCTGGCAGAAGATCTTCCTCACCGTCGGCGTGCTCATCGCCGTTTTCGGCATGCGCCTGGTCTTCCCCGTCGTGATCGTCGCCGTCACCGCCGGCATCGGGCCCGTCGAGGCCGTCGATCTGGCGCTCAACGACAAGGACATGTACCAGCAGCTGGTCACGGACGCCCACCCGGCGATCGCGGCCTTCGGCGGCATGTTCCTTCTGATGATCTTCCTCGACTTCATCTTCGAGGACCGGGACATCAAGTGGCTCGCATGGCTGGAGCGGCCGCTCGCCAAGCTCGGCAAGATCGACATGCTGTCGGCGTGCATCGCGCTGATCGTCCTGCTGATCACCTCCGCGACCTTCGCCGCCAACGCCCACCAGCACGGCGGCGCCCACGTGGACAAGGCACAGACCGTCCTGGTCTCCGGCATCGCCGGCCTGATCACGTACATGATCGTCGGCGGTCTCTCGGGCTACTTCGAGAACCGACTCGAAGAGGAGGAAGAGGCCGAGCACGAAGCCGAGGAAGCGGCCAAGAAGAGCGGCAAGCCCGTCTCGGCCGTCGCCATGGCGGGCAAGGCCGCCTTCTTCATGTTCCTCTACCTCGAAGTCCTCGACGCCTCCTTCTCCTTCGACGGGGTCATCGGCGCCTTCGCCATCACCAACGACATCGTGCTGATGGCCCTCGGCCTCGGTATCGGCGCCATGTACGTCCGGTCGCTCACGGTCTACCTGGTCCGCCAGGGCACCCTCGACGACTACGTCTACCTGGAGCACGGCGCGCACTACGCCATCGGCGCGCTCGCCGTCATCCTGCTCGTCACCATCCAGTACGAGATCAACGAGGTCATCACCGGCCTCGTCGGCGTGATCCTCATCGCCTGGTCGTTCTGGTCCTCGGTGCGCCGCAACAAGCGGTTGGAACTGGAGGGTTCCACCGCCGAGGCATGATCACGGCGCTAATGCGGAACGCTCCAACTGCGGGGCGGCCGGGCGGGTCTGCGGACTGCCGGGCCGCCCCGTCCGCGTAGGCCGCCCCGCCTACACCACATGAGGGGGGACAGGGGAGATGGGACTCTTCGAAGGATTCTTCGACGGGATCAGGGGCAGCCGCGCCCTGCAGTTCGACTCGGGCAGCGCCTCGGCCGCGATCGAGCTGACCAAGCGGCATCCGACGGTGTCGCTCAGCAAACAGGGGGCCGTCCACGGGAACCTGCGGGTCAACCTGTCCTGGCGGATGCGCAGCTCGGACATAGGGGGCCGCGGCGGCGAGGGCAGCCGGCTCCTGCGCCACCCGTTCAAGCTGTTCAAGCCCGACATGGTGCAGGCGCACACCCAGGGCATGGTCAACGTCGACCTCGACCTCGGGTGCCTCTACGAGCTGTCCGACGGGACCCGTGGCGTCGTCCAGCCGCTGGGCAACCTGCACGGGGACATCAACAGCCCGCCGTACGTGAAGCTCAGCGGCGACGACCGGTTCGGGGCGCCGTCGGGGGAGACGGTCTTCGTCAACCTCGACCACGCGGACGAGATCAAGCGCCTGCTGGTGTTCGTCTACATCTACGACCAGACCCCGGCCTTCGACCGGACGCACGCGATGGTCACCCTCTACCCGATCACCGGGCCCCGGATCGAGATCCCGCTGGAGGAGCGGCAGCCGCAGGCCCGCTCCTGCGCGGTGCTCTCGATGGAGCACGTCAGGGGCGAGCTGATCGTGCGGCGCGAGGTGAAGTTCGTGTACGGGTTCCAGGCCGAGCTGGACCGGCTGTACGGGTGGGGCCTGCAGTGGGGGCGGGGCTACAAGAGCACCAAGGCCTGACGGGACCCGTGGCCTGAACCGGGGCCCGGTCCCGTCAGCGGGCCCGGCCCCGGGAGCAGCAGCCCCGTCAGCGGCGCAGGAACTGCGGGCCCTGTACGGGCAGCCGGAACGCCGGGTCGCCGCCCGGGACCGGCACCGGGGCCGGGGAGACCGGCTGCGGGTACCCGTACGCGGGCTGCGCGGCGGGCGGGGCCTGTGTCAGCGGTGCCGGCGGGGCCTGCTGCGGGACCGGCGGGGCCATCAGGGCCGTCTGCTCGTCGCCCGCCCCGGCGGCGGGGGCGGCCCCCGACGCGTCCTCGGCGGCGTTCTCGTCCACGGAGATCCCGTGGTCGGTCGCCAGCCCGACGAGGCCGTTCGAGTACCCCTCGCCCAGCGCGCGGAACTTCCACCCGTCGCCGCGGCGGTACAGCTCCCCGCAGATCAGGGCCGTCTCGGCGCCGGTCTCGGGCCGCACGTCGAAGAAGGCCAGCGGCTCGGAGCCGCCGGTCGCCGTGGCGTCGTACAGCAGGATCCGCAGATCCCTGACCTGCTGGAACGGCACGTCCTCGGCGGAGGCGACCACCAGGATCCGGTCCACCACCGGGGGCACCGCCCGCAGGTCCGCCTGCACGGCGTCGGTGATCCCCTCGCCCAGCTGCTTCTTGCCGAGCCGCCAGACGGCCCCCGAGGGGTGGCGGGGCTGGTTGTAGAACACGAAGTCCTCGTCCGAGCGCACGCGCCCGTCCGGGCCCACGAGCAGCGCCGAGGCGTCGACGTCCGGCACCTCGGGGCCGCCGGTCCAGCGCAGCACCGCCCGGACCGCCACGGCGGTCACCGGGATGTTCGAGCCCTTCTGCATCGCGTGCGTCATGCCCGTCATCCTGCCCTCCCGGGGCGGCGCGGAACAACGCGGCCCCCCGCAGGGCCTTGTCCCGGACGAGAGACCTGGGCATCGTGCAAGAGGGTTACCTGAACTTCATGTGCTTGAGGAACTCTTGACTCAGGTTCGTACGTACTATTACCGGCCACGCCACTGGGGCGCCGAGGCAGTACGAGGGAAGCGCATGCGTCACTTCGGGCACATATCACCCACCGTCCGCAAGGACCTCTTCCACCAGGAGCCGGCCGAATTCACCGCCGACTCTCCCGCCCGCATTCTCGCCGCAGCCCTCGGCGCCACCCTCTACAGCCCCGCCACCCGCCCCCACCTCTCGGCCGACGTCCACAAGCAGGCCGCCCGCGGAGTCGTCTCCATGGTCCTCTGCCTGGAGGATTCGATCAGCGACGCCGAGGTCGCCGACGCCGAGGAGAACCTCGTCCGGCAGTTCGCGACCCTCGACGCGGACGGCGGGGAGCTCCCGCTCCTCTTCATCCGGGTCCGTACCCCCGAGCAGATACCCGACCTCGTGCACCGCCTCGGCGGCTCCGCGCGCAGACTGGCCGGATTCGTACTCCCCAAGTTCACCGAGAGTCGCGGAACC
Protein-coding sequences here:
- a CDS encoding DUF475 domain-containing protein; this encodes MVLKTFGWSFAVTALGLVAAGFYGGMTGLGIVAILSILEISLSFDNAVVNAGILKKMNAFWQKIFLTVGVLIAVFGMRLVFPVVIVAVTAGIGPVEAVDLALNDKDMYQQLVTDAHPAIAAFGGMFLLMIFLDFIFEDRDIKWLAWLERPLAKLGKIDMLSACIALIVLLITSATFAANAHQHGGAHVDKAQTVLVSGIAGLITYMIVGGLSGYFENRLEEEEEAEHEAEEAAKKSGKPVSAVAMAGKAAFFMFLYLEVLDASFSFDGVIGAFAITNDIVLMALGLGIGAMYVRSLTVYLVRQGTLDDYVYLEHGAHYAIGALAVILLVTIQYEINEVITGLVGVILIAWSFWSSVRRNKRLELEGSTAEA
- the aceE gene encoding pyruvate dehydrogenase (acetyl-transferring), homodimeric type yields the protein MASASDRNPIIIGGLPSQVPDFDPEETQEWLDSLDAAVDERGRERARYLMLRLIERAREKRVAVPEMRSSDYVNTIATKDEPFFPGNEEIERKVLNATRWNAAVMVSRAQRPGIGVGGHIATFASSASLYDVGFNHFFRGKDEGDGGDQIFFQGHASPGIYARAYLLDRLSEQQLDAFRQEKSKAPYGLSSYPHPRLMPDFWEFPTVSMGLGPLGAIYQARMNRYMEARGIADTSKSHVWAYLGDGEMDEPESLGQLSIAAREGLDNLTFVVNCNLQRLDGPVRGNGKIIQELESQFRGAGWNVIKLIWDRSWDPLLAQDRDGILVNKMNSTPDGQFQTYATETGAYIRDHFFGDDQRLRAMVENMSDQQLLHLGRGGHDHKKIYAAYAAAKAHKGQPTVILAQTVKGWTLGPNFEGRNATHQMKKLTVDDLKRFRDRLHIPITDAQLEDGAPPYYHPGKSSPEIQYMHDRRSSLGGYVPTRVVRAKPLQLPDEKTYAAAKKGSGQQSIATTMAFVRILKDLMRDKEIGKRFVLIAPDEYRTFGMDAFFPSAKIYNPLGQQYEAVDRDLLLAYKESPTGQMLHDGISEAGCTASLIAAGSAYATHGEPLIPVYVFYSMFGFQRTGDQFWQMADQLARGFVLGATAGRTTLTGEGLQHADGHSQLLASTNPGCVAYDPAYGYEIAHIVQDGLRRMYGPEAEDVFYYLTVYNEPIQHPAEPADVDVDGILKGIHRVAAGSAGSIGAQIMASGVAVPWALEAQRILAEEWNVRADVWSATSWNELRREAVEVEEHNLLHPEEEQRVPYVTRKLSGAEGPFVAVSDWMRSVPDQISRWVPGAYTSLGADGFGFADTRGAARRFFHIDAQSVVLAVLTELAKEGKIDRSALKQAVDRYRLLDVSAADPGAAGGDA
- a CDS encoding DUF3052 domain-containing protein; protein product: MSATADHAESLAARLGFQSEQVVQEIGYDDDVDQEFRDAVEKLVSELADEDYDDVADAVLLWFRDEDGDLTDALVDATELVEDGALILLLTPKTGRDGYVEASDISEAAETAGLSLAKGLPVGKEWTSTKLVTPKAAKAKR
- a CDS encoding TerD family protein, translating into MGLFEGFFDGIRGSRALQFDSGSASAAIELTKRHPTVSLSKQGAVHGNLRVNLSWRMRSSDIGGRGGEGSRLLRHPFKLFKPDMVQAHTQGMVNVDLDLGCLYELSDGTRGVVQPLGNLHGDINSPPYVKLSGDDRFGAPSGETVFVNLDHADEIKRLLVFVYIYDQTPAFDRTHAMVTLYPITGPRIEIPLEERQPQARSCAVLSMEHVRGELIVRREVKFVYGFQAELDRLYGWGLQWGRGYKSTKA
- a CDS encoding potassium channel family protein — translated: MKEPSRQLRWERRSQTPLLVLAAAFTVAYAVPIVVPDADAAVHRACSVTEWVVWGAFAADYLMRLGLSTAKKAFVRTHWLDLGAVLLPMLQPLRLLRLVSTLLLVGRRARMAPQIRLTTYVAGAVVGLLMFGSLAVLSVERDAPNGNIKNLGDAVWWSFTTMTTVGYGDHSPTTGLGRVLAVGLMLSGIALLGVVTANIAAWFISRFERDDRVERAQTAAIAELAAEVRALRAEIGRLGGAAAPGAGADVPAPVPEAAPAEAASAPTP
- a CDS encoding peroxiredoxin, which codes for MAIEVGSKAPDFELKDNHGATVRLSDFRGEKAVVLLFYPFAFTGVCTGELCELRDQLPRFQNDDVQLLAVSNDSVPTLRVFGEQENLDYPLLSDFWPHGETSRAYGVFDEQKGCAVRGTFIIDKDGIVRWTVVNGLPDARDLNEYIKALDSL
- a CDS encoding TerD family protein — protein: MGVTLAKGGNVSLSKAAPNLTRVLVGLGWDARSTTGADFDLDASALLCRDGRVLGDAYFVFYNNLKSPEGSVEHTGDNLTGEGEGDDESIIIDLTKVPVEVDKIVFPVSIHEAEARRQSFGQVSNAFIRVVNDSDGQELARYDLTEDASSETAMIFGEVYRYGGEWKFRAVGQGYASGLRGIALDFGVNVS
- a CDS encoding TerD family protein, with the protein product MGVSLSKGGNVSLTKAAPNLTAVIVGLGWDARTTTGVDFDLDASAILTNDQGKVANDSNFVFFNNLKSPDGSVEHTGDNTTGEGEGDDEAIKVNLAGVPADVAKIVFPVSIYEAESRQQSFGQVRNAYIRVVNQADNSELARYDLSEDASTETAMVFGELYRNGAEWKFRAIGQGYASGLRGIAQDFGVNV
- a CDS encoding TerD family protein; amino-acid sequence: MTHAMQKGSNIPVTAVAVRAVLRWTGGPEVPDVDASALLVGPDGRVRSDEDFVFYNQPRHPSGAVWRLGKKQLGEGITDAVQADLRAVPPVVDRILVVASAEDVPFQQVRDLRILLYDATATGGSEPLAFFDVRPETGAETALICGELYRRGDGWKFRALGEGYSNGLVGLATDHGISVDENAAEDASGAAPAAGAGDEQTALMAPPVPQQAPPAPLTQAPPAAQPAYGYPQPVSPAPVPVPGGDPAFRLPVQGPQFLRR